In Maridesulfovibrio sp., the following proteins share a genomic window:
- a CDS encoding substrate-binding domain-containing protein, which yields MKKFRVLLLALALVSLLVAPGLVKAETLMMATTTSTDNTGLLDELAPMFQKDTGIELKWTAVGTGKALKMGQNCDVDVLMVHAPAAEKKYVDMGALKDRREVMYNDFVIIGPESDPAGIKGLPVVQAMKAVSNAKAPFVSRGDNSGTNKKEISLWKVAGMDVPDKAEWYIQTGQGMIKSITVAEERDAYIMTDRGTYIKYSANKNGSPELKVLVEGDKSLFNQYSVLAVNPANCKNAKYELATKFSEWMASPKTQKAVGDFKLLGKKLFIPNAK from the coding sequence ATGAAAAAATTTAGAGTATTACTGCTCGCTCTCGCTCTTGTTTCCCTGCTTGTTGCTCCGGGACTGGTTAAAGCTGAAACCCTGATGATGGCTACCACTACCAGTACAGATAATACCGGTCTTCTGGATGAACTGGCCCCGATGTTTCAGAAAGATACCGGCATCGAATTGAAATGGACTGCCGTTGGAACAGGTAAGGCTCTCAAAATGGGACAGAACTGCGACGTTGACGTTCTCATGGTGCATGCTCCCGCTGCCGAAAAAAAATACGTTGATATGGGCGCACTCAAGGACCGCCGTGAAGTTATGTACAACGATTTCGTGATCATCGGTCCTGAGTCTGATCCCGCAGGAATTAAAGGTCTTCCGGTTGTTCAGGCCATGAAAGCTGTTTCCAATGCAAAAGCTCCTTTCGTCAGCCGCGGCGACAACTCCGGTACCAACAAAAAAGAAATCTCTCTTTGGAAAGTAGCCGGTATGGATGTTCCTGATAAAGCTGAATGGTACATCCAGACAGGTCAGGGCATGATCAAAAGTATCACCGTTGCAGAAGAGCGCGATGCATACATCATGACCGACCGTGGAACCTACATCAAATACAGTGCAAACAAGAACGGTTCTCCTGAACTGAAGGTTCTGGTTGAAGGCGACAAGTCCCTTTTTAACCAGTACAGTGTGCTGGCTGTTAATCCTGCTAACTGCAAGAACGCCAAGTACGAACTCGCTACCAAATTCTCTGAATGGATGGCTTCCCCAAAAACTCAGAAAGCTGTCGGCGACTTCAAGCTTCTCGGGAAAAAACTCTTCATTCCCAACGCAAAATAA
- the fdhD gene encoding formate dehydrogenase accessory sulfurtransferase FdhD has product MKESFDFTITEFSGGNFREKEIQSILEIPLTINLNGREVVTLLTTARYPDYLTVGFLKSDAYISSRDQITDLKITEFDDRIIADVSTIHDPWKGRVLEYSITSGCGKGTNFGRNVSTISKRTIKSELIVTPEQILTHANELHSRSTLYAKTRGCHNSSLCTPDEMLYFREDIGRHNAIDMIVGQCFLEDVPTNGKMIVSTGRVASEILLKAVRIGVPILASTAVATSFSVELARKIGITLIGNIKKDSFWIYNDQGRIKGM; this is encoded by the coding sequence ATGAAAGAAAGCTTTGACTTTACTATTACAGAATTCTCAGGTGGCAATTTCCGGGAAAAAGAGATTCAGAGTATCCTTGAAATCCCTTTGACCATCAACCTTAACGGGCGCGAAGTTGTCACACTGCTGACCACTGCCCGCTACCCGGACTATCTGACTGTGGGCTTTCTTAAATCAGATGCATACATCTCCTCCCGCGATCAGATCACCGACCTGAAAATAACTGAATTTGATGACCGCATCATAGCCGATGTAAGCACCATCCATGACCCGTGGAAAGGGCGTGTCCTTGAGTACTCAATCACCTCCGGCTGCGGAAAAGGAACCAACTTCGGGCGCAATGTTTCAACCATATCCAAACGGACTATCAAGTCCGAACTAATCGTCACTCCTGAGCAGATCCTGACCCATGCAAATGAGCTGCATTCTCGATCCACACTCTATGCAAAGACACGTGGTTGCCATAATTCATCTCTGTGCACTCCGGATGAAATGCTATATTTTCGTGAAGATATCGGACGCCACAATGCTATCGACATGATCGTGGGCCAATGCTTTCTCGAAGATGTACCAACTAATGGTAAAATGATTGTTTCTACTGGGCGCGTGGCATCAGAGATCCTTCTTAAAGCAGTGCGTATAGGGGTTCCCATCCTGGCTTCAACTGCTGTGGCCACCAGCTTCTCCGTGGAACTGGCCCGTAAAATCGGAATAACCCTGATCGGAAACATAAAAAAAGACAGTTTTTGGATTTACAATGATCAAGGAAGGATAAAAGGTATGTAG